Proteins found in one Triticum aestivum cultivar Chinese Spring chromosome 4D, IWGSC CS RefSeq v2.1, whole genome shotgun sequence genomic segment:
- the LOC123100722 gene encoding benzyl alcohol O-benzoyltransferase-like yields the protein MIHLYRGDPSKRFIDPAAAVRSALAEALVHYYPLAGRLRAEAGRKLVVDCAGQGIVFAEADADIAVDDLGDVRYPPFPRSEKFTYDDHVYRAPPAGVPLSLPAIIDQPLMFVQVTRLKCGGFTVSQQNAHCICDGPGLAQFWKAVGELARGAGTPSVPPVWAREIFNARQPPRPSFAHHEYREPADGRDRFESTPPDAMARVQFSFWPDAIAALRGRLAPGAAWASQLDLVVACVWRSRTAALGYAPGDEVRLRMPVNARGRRADAFGCQIPAGYYSNAFAFVVAHCTAGELCGRGLGYAVELIRDAKARVTYEYMRSAADVMVLEGRPVSARKRTFGVSDVRHARFDEAEFGWGKPVYVGVITDAHRGGATFLMRGKDDRGEDETFIGIYLPGDCTTRYRMEVEALTAAAATAKNMQLHMEEVSSAPLALRARY from the exons ACTACCCGCTGGCCGGCCGGCTGCGCGCGGAGGCCGGCCGGAAGCTGGTTGTGGACTGCGCCGGGCAGGGCATCGTGTTCGCGGAGGCGGACGCCGACATCGCCGTCGACGATCTCGGTGACGTGCGGTACCCGCCGTTCCCGCGCTCCGAGAAGTTCACCTACGACGATCACGTCTACAGGGCGCCCCCGGCCGGCGTGCCGCTATCCCTGCCGGCAATCATCGACCAGCCCTTGATGTTTGTCCAGGTGACACGGCTCAAGTGCGGAGGCTTCACCGTGTCCCAGCAGAACGCTCACTGCATCTGCGACGGCCCCGGCCTGGCGCAGTTCTGGAAGGCAGTCGGCGAGCTCGCCCGCGGCGCCGGCACGCCGTCCGTGCCGCCCGTCTGGGCCAGGGAGATCTTCAACGCGCGGCAGCCACCGCGCCCTTCCTTCGCTCATCACGAGTACAGGGAGCCAGCAGACGGGCGCGACCGGTTCGAGTCCACGCCACCGGACGCCATGGCGCGCGTCCAGTTCTCCTTCTGGCCTGACGCGATCGCCGCGCTGCGCGGCCGGCTCGCGCCGGGAGCGGCATGGGCGTCCCAGTTGGACCTGGTAGTGGCCTGCGTGTGGCGGAGCCGCACGGCGGCGCTTGGCTACGCGCCCGGGGACGAGGTGCGGCTGAGGATGCCGGTGAACGCGCGCGGCCG GCGCGCGGACGCGTTCGGCTGCCAAATCCCCGCTGGCTACTACAGCAACGCGTTCGCCTTCGTGGTGGCGCACTGCACCGCCGGGGAGCTGTGCGGCCGTGGGCTGGGCTACGCGGTGGAGCTGATCAGGGATGCCAAGGCGAGGGTGACGTACGAGTACATGCGGTCGGCGGCGGACGTGATGGTGCTGGAGGGCCGCCCTGTGAGCGCGAGGAAGCGCACCTTCGGCGTGTCGGACGTCAGGCATGCCAGGTTCGACGAGGCCGAGTTCGGGTGGGGAAAGCCAGTCTACGTCGGCGTCATCACGGACGCTCACCGCGGCGGCGCCACCTTCCTCATGCGGGGCAAGGACGACAGGGGAGAGGACGAGACGTTCATCGGCATCTACCTCCCGGGAGACTGCACGACAAGGTATCGGATGGAGGTGGAGGCACTCACCGCTGCCGCGGCCACCGCAAAGAATATGCAACTGCACATGGAAGAAGTGTCTTCAGCTCCTCTTGCCTTGCGCGCACGCTATTAA